One region of Vicinamibacterales bacterium genomic DNA includes:
- a CDS encoding metallopeptidase family protein: MTRTRFEHLVEEALRMIPQQFRDAMVNVAVVVEDEPADELLDEMEIPEEDTLFGLYQGTPLPERGWAHGNSLPDRISIYQFPIEDACDTEDDVRECVAETVIHEFGHYFGMSEEEIEQIEEQFWRGRSIEDQ; encoded by the coding sequence GTGACCCGGACACGCTTCGAACACCTGGTCGAAGAGGCGCTCAGGATGATTCCCCAGCAATTTCGCGACGCGATGGTGAACGTCGCGGTCGTTGTCGAGGACGAGCCCGCCGACGAGCTCCTCGACGAGATGGAGATTCCGGAAGAGGACACGCTGTTTGGCCTCTACCAGGGGACGCCCCTGCCCGAGCGCGGCTGGGCACACGGCAACAGTCTGCCGGACCGGATTTCGATCTATCAGTTTCCCATCGAGGATGCCTGTGACACCGAGGACGACGTCCGTGAATGCGTGGCCGAAACGGTAATCCACGAGTTCGGACACTACTTCGGGATGAGCGAAGAGGAGATCGAGCAAATCGAGGAGCAGTTCTGGCGAGGCCGTTCGATCGAGGACCAATAA
- the nth gene encoding endonuclease III encodes MPKAAKPAKPPKSSAETRAILKALERQHPGADTELHYTTPYELLVATILSAQCTDERVNQVTPALFTRYPDAAALSKAKTDELEPLIQSTGFFRAKSKSLSGMARAVVERHGGQIPADMDALTHLAGVGRKTANVVLGHALGVPGLPVDRHVLRVANRIGIAKSDDPVAVERQLGGALPTEKWIVASDTLILHGRRICKPKPLCDRCAVSDKCLYFRRVVSKSRKR; translated from the coding sequence GTGCCGAAGGCCGCGAAGCCCGCGAAGCCGCCGAAGTCGTCCGCCGAGACACGCGCGATCCTCAAGGCGCTCGAACGTCAGCACCCGGGCGCCGACACCGAGCTGCACTACACGACGCCCTACGAGCTGCTCGTCGCGACGATCCTGTCGGCGCAATGCACCGACGAGCGTGTCAATCAGGTGACGCCGGCGCTCTTCACGCGCTACCCGGACGCGGCGGCGCTCTCCAAAGCCAAGACCGACGAGCTCGAACCGCTGATTCAGTCGACCGGCTTCTTCCGCGCGAAGTCGAAGTCGCTCTCCGGCATGGCCCGGGCTGTCGTCGAACGGCACGGCGGACAGATTCCCGCAGACATGGACGCACTCACCCACCTCGCCGGCGTCGGCCGCAAGACCGCCAATGTCGTCCTCGGGCACGCACTGGGCGTACCCGGCCTGCCCGTCGATCGGCACGTGCTGCGCGTGGCAAACCGAATCGGGATTGCGAAAAGCGACGACCCGGTGGCGGTCGAACGACAGCTCGGCGGCGCGCTGCCGACAGAGAAATGGATCGTCGCGTCCGATACGTTGATCCTGCACGGCCGGCGCATCTGCAAGCCCAAGCCGCTCTGCGATCGCTGCGCCGTCAGTGACAAGTGTCTCTACTTCAGGCGGGTCGTCTCGAAATCGAGGAAGCGGTGA